A portion of the Streptomyces sp. NBC_00376 genome contains these proteins:
- a CDS encoding IS701 family transposase yields the protein MGRIAGRFARVEPRRRVRDLVLGLLSDLPRKNCWSIAEWVGEASPDRMQHLLGRARWDADAVRDDVREYVLEHLHDEDAVLVVDETGDVKKGAHTVGAQRQYTGTAGRIENAQVAVYLVHAGRRGHAAVDRELYVPRSWTCAPDRCRAAGLEENTAFATKPELAARMIGRFLDAGHRVGWVAGDEVYEGNPKLRAALEERKVGYVLAVACSAEVTTGAGKFRADALAAKAPRRAWQKLSAGVGAKGHRFYDWAVIDLAEPRAGSHRLLIRRNRTTGELAYYRCFSPAPVPLATLVRVAGSRWRVEETFQSGKGLAGLDEHQVRRFPSWSRWVTLAMLAHAFLAVVRADEHAHHPAPNGLIPLTCNEIQRLFTTLVVRPVHDVAHRLRWSTWRRRHQARAQASHYRRQAANQT from the coding sequence ATGGGCCGGATAGCGGGCCGGTTTGCGCGGGTTGAGCCCCGGCGCCGGGTGCGAGACCTGGTACTGGGGCTGCTGTCGGACCTGCCGCGCAAGAACTGCTGGTCGATCGCCGAGTGGGTCGGGGAGGCGAGTCCGGACCGCATGCAGCACCTGCTCGGCCGGGCCAGGTGGGACGCCGACGCCGTTCGTGATGACGTGCGTGAGTACGTTCTGGAGCATCTGCACGATGAGGACGCGGTGCTGGTGGTCGACGAGACCGGGGACGTGAAGAAGGGCGCGCACACCGTCGGTGCCCAGCGCCAGTACACCGGCACCGCTGGCAGAATCGAAAACGCGCAGGTCGCCGTCTATCTCGTCCACGCAGGTCGCCGTGGGCATGCGGCGGTGGACCGTGAACTGTACGTTCCGCGCTCGTGGACGTGCGCCCCGGACCGCTGCCGGGCCGCCGGGCTGGAGGAGAACACCGCGTTCGCGACGAAGCCGGAGCTGGCCGCCCGGATGATCGGCCGGTTTCTGGACGCCGGGCACCGTGTGGGCTGGGTCGCGGGTGACGAGGTCTACGAGGGCAATCCGAAGCTGCGGGCCGCGTTGGAGGAGCGCAAGGTCGGCTACGTACTCGCCGTCGCCTGCTCTGCCGAAGTCACCACCGGTGCAGGGAAGTTCCGCGCGGACGCCCTGGCCGCGAAGGCGCCCAGGCGGGCCTGGCAGAAGCTGTCGGCAGGGGTAGGCGCCAAGGGGCACCGTTTCTACGACTGGGCCGTCATCGACCTGGCCGAGCCCCGAGCCGGCAGTCACCGGCTGCTGATCCGTCGTAACCGCACCACCGGTGAACTGGCCTACTACCGCTGCTTCTCACCCGCGCCGGTGCCCCTGGCGACCTTGGTCCGCGTCGCCGGATCAAGGTGGCGGGTGGAGGAGACCTTCCAGTCTGGAAAGGGCCTGGCCGGCCTCGACGAGCACCAGGTCCGCCGCTTCCCTTCGTGGTCCCGCTGGGTCACCCTGGCCATGCTTGCCCACGCCTTCCTCGCCGTCGTCCGCGCCGACGAACACGCCCACCATCCCGCCCCCAACGGGCTGATCCCGCTCACCTGCAACGAGATCCAACGCCTGTTCACGACGCTCGTCGTCCGGCCCGTGCACGACGTGGCCCACCGGCTCCGCTGGTCCACCTGGCGACGCCGCCACCAGGCCCGAGCCCAGGCCAGCCATTACCGCCGACAAGCCGCGAATCAGACATGA
- a CDS encoding DUF6131 family protein, translated as MIILGIILLVVGFVTGISILWTIGIVLAVIGVVLWILGSLGHAVAGRRHYW; from the coding sequence GTGATCATTCTCGGAATTATTTTGCTTGTTGTCGGGTTCGTGACCGGGATCTCCATACTGTGGACGATCGGGATAGTTCTCGCGGTTATCGGGGTTGTCTTGTGGATCCTGGGGTCTCTGGGGCACGCGGTCGCTGGTCGAAGGCACTACTGGTAG